Proteins encoded within one genomic window of Brassica rapa cultivar Chiifu-401-42 chromosome A09, CAAS_Brap_v3.01, whole genome shotgun sequence:
- the LOC103838407 gene encoding probable leucine-rich repeat receptor-like protein kinase At5g49770, with protein MVLKMSSRTEVCMLLILAFCQICYVSALTNGLDASALQALKSEWTRFPENWKGSDPCGTNWVGITCNNNNHVISISLGNLNLEGKLSADISSLAELQILDLTSNSKLSGSLPSNIGNLRKLTTLNLMECGFSGEIPESIGSLDQLITLSLNSNKFSGTIPASIGRLSKLNWFDIADNQIEGTIPVSNGTSSPGLDMLLETKHFHFGNNKLSGDIPEKLFSSNMTLIHVLFDGNQFTGEIPNSLSLLTNLTVLRLDRNKLTGDIPSSLNNLTRLKELYLADNRLTGSLPNLSSLKSLYTLDVSNNQLTFSLIPSWISTLGSLSTLRMEGIQLEGPIPIFLFTPTLLQTVVLKRNQLDATLDFGTNYSNQLESVDLQDNEITNYKLAANKGIQVILADNPVCREAGNQQSDFCKEIQPSTDFSVPQINCSPCGQGREPSPACRCVYPITGKFIFRSPSFSGFSNNTNFIMLQQRIEDFFRNLSYQMESVAIRNFKETATGHQLLVDLLLFPLDKESFNQTEMNIAISAFSTHTYNPPPIFGPYIFRADQYRPFSGGSISINIGIVIGAVVGAVVLVMLLTIAGIYGLRQKKRAEKATGQNNPFAKWNQSTSSVEAPQLTGAKAFTFEELRKCTDNFSEANDVGGGGYGKVYKGILPSGKLLAIKRAQQGSSQGELEFKTEIELLSRVHHKNVVKLLGFCFDRSEQMLVYEYIPNGSLTDGLSGKNGIRLDWTRRLKIALGSSKGLAYLHELADPPIIHRDIKSNNILLDENLNAKVADFGLSKLVGDPEKNHVTTQVKGTMGYLDPEYYMTNQLTEKTDVYGFGVVMLELLTGKSPIVGGKYVVKEVKAKMDKSRNLYDLQELVATTIIANSENLNGFEKYVDLALRCVDGEGVKRPSMGEVVKEIENIMQLAGLNPYIDSATNSRTYEEASKGSGDPYG; from the exons ATGGTTCTGAAGATGAGTTCAAGAACTGAAGTCTGCATGCTCCTGATTTTGGCTTTTTGCCAAATTTGTTATGTTTCAGCGCTAACAAATGGTTTAGACG CTTCTGCTTTACAAGCCTTGAAGAGTGAATGGACAAGGTTTCCTGAGAATTGGAAAGGCTCTGATCCTTGTGGAACCAATTGGGTTGGAATTACATGTAACAATAACAACCACGTTATTTCAAT ATCATTAGGCAACCTTAACTTGGAAGGAAAGCTTTCTGCCGATATTTCTTCTTTAGCTGAACTGCAGATCTT GGATTTGACATCTAATTCTAAATTGTCTGGATCGCTTCCATCAAATATTGGTAACCTCAGGAAGTTGACTACCTT GAACCTTATGGAATGCGGTTTCAGTGGTGAAATCCCTGAGTCCATAGGATCTCTAGATCAACTTATAACTCT ATCCCTGAACTCAAATAAATTTAGTGGAACAATTCCAGCTTCCATTGGACGATTATCTAAACTAAATTGGTTTGATATAGCTGACAATCAGATCGAAGGAACCATTCCAGTTTCTAATGGGACTTCTTCACCAGGACTGGACATGCTTCTTGAAACTAAGCATTT TCACTTTGGAAATAACAAGCTTTCTGGGGATATCCCAGAAAAGCTCTTCTCCTCAAACATGACTTTAATACATGT GCTATTCGATGGAAACCAGTTCACAGGCGAAATTCCGAACAGCCTCAGCCTCCTTACAAATTTGACAGTGTT ACGTCTTGATAGGAATAAACTAACGGGAGATATTCCTTCAAGTCTTAATAATCTCACACGTCTGAAAGAACT GTACTTGGCTGACAACAGACTTACAGGTAGCCTTCCAAATTTATCAAGCTTGAAAAGTCTCTACACATT AGATGTGAGCAATAACCAATTAACATTCTCACTCATACCATCATGGATCTCTACATTAGGCTCCCTGTCAACATT AAGGATGGAAGGGATCCAACTCGAAGGTCCAATACCAATCTTCCTCTTTACCCCTACTCTATTGCAGACTGT TGTACTAAAGCGCAATCAGTTAGATGCAACATTGGATTTTGGTACTAACTATAGCAACCAATTAGAGTCTGTGGATTTACAAGACAATGAAATAACTAATTACAAACTAGCAGCTAATAAAGGCATCCAAGTAAT ATTGGCAGATAATCCAGTGTGCCGAGAAGCAGGGAACCAACAGAGTGACTTCTGCAAAGAAATCCAACCTAgtactgatttttctgttccaCAAATAAACTGTTCACCATGTGGTCAAGGCAGGGAACCGAGTCCAGCGTGCCGCTGTGTGTATCCAATCACAGGAAAATTCATCTTCAGGtctccttctttctccgggttTTCCAATAACACCAACTTCATAATGCTCCAGCAGAGGATAGAAGATTTCTTTAGGAACCTCAGTTATCAAATGGAATCCGTCGCCATCAGAAACTTTAAAGAGACTGCAACTGGTCATCAGCTTCTAGTAGACCTCTTGTTATTTCCATTGGACAAGGAGAGCTTTAATCAGACAGAAATGAATATTGCTATTTCTGCGTTTAGCACTCATACTTATAACCCTCCTCCAATATTTGGGCCTTACATTTTCCGAGCTGATCAGTACCGTCCGTTTTCTG GAGGTTCCATTTCCATAAACATTGGCATTGTCATCGGAGCAGTAGTTGGTGCCGTGGTTCTTGTAATGTTGTTAACTATAGCTGGGATTTACGGTCTTAGGCAGAAGAAGAGAGCAGAGAAAGCCACTGGTCAAAATAATCCTTTTG CCAAATGGAATCAGAGTACAAGCAGTGTCGAGGCTCCGCAGCTAACGGGAGCAAAAGCATTTACTTTTGAAGAGTTGAGGAAATGCACAGACAACTTCTCAGAGGCAAATGATGTTGGAGGTGGAGGTTATGGCAAG GTGTACAAAGGTATTCTTCCCTCTGGGAAACTGCTAGCCATCAAAAGAGCGCAACAAGGATCTTCTCAAGGGGAGTTGGAGTTTAAAACTGAGATTGAGCTTCTTTCAAGGGTCCATCATAAGAATGTCGTCAAACTCTTAGGCTTTTGTTTTGATCGAAGTGAACAAATGCTTGTATACGAGTACATTCCAAATGGCTCTCTTACAGACGGTCTATCAg GTAAGAATGGTATTAGACTTGATTGGACTAGAAGGCTCAAAATAGCACTTGGGTCCAGCAAGGGTTTGGCTTATCTTCATGAGCTTGCTGATCCACCAATTATACACAGAGAcatcaaatcaaataatatacTACTTGATGAAAATTTAAACGCAAAGGTTGCCGACTTTGGCCTCTCAAAACTTGTGGGAGACCCTGAGAAAAATCATGTGACAACACAAGTGAAAGGAACTATG GGCTATCTGGATCCTGAGTACTACATGACGAATCAATTGACTGAGAAGACCGATGTGTATGGGTTTGGTGTGGTGATGCTTGAGCTATTAACCGGTAAAAGTCCGATCGTGGGCGGCAAATACGTGGTGAAAGAGGTGAAGGCAAAGATGGATAAATCAAGGAACTTGTATGACCTGCAAGAATTGGTGGCCACGACTATTATTGCAAACAGTGAAAATCTGAACGGGTTTGAGAAGTATGTGGATCTTGCTTTGAGATGTGTGGATGGGGAAGGAGTGAAGAGACCATCCATGGGTGAGGTTGTCAAAGAGATTGAGAACATTATGCAGCTTGCGGGATTAAACCCTTATATTGATTCAGCGACTAATTCGAGAACGTACGAGGAAGCAAGCAAAGGATCTGGTGATCCTTATGGCTAG